The sequence CCATCCCAATAATACTCATTATCAATTTCAACAGCCTTATATATTGTTGGCAGACAAGTGGATGCTAATAAAGCATCCACACTGATATTCTCTAAGTCAAATATTTTTGCCTGCCCTGTTTTTACATTAGTAGCACAGGCAAATAGTTTTATTTTACTTTCATGCAACTCTTTAAAATCTATGAGGTCATTCAAAATATCCTTTAATGGATTTATGTCAAATGGATTCCATTGTGCAGGAGATAAGTAACTACTCATAAAGTTAAACATATTATACCCCAAAGAGTATTCCATATTTCCTGCTGAAACCATCTTATCAAGCAATGTAGGCTGTACAGGAGAAAAAGCAGACTCTTTTGAAAGACGCTTCCAAAACTTACTTAGCAAGTCTATTGCGCCCTGATTCCCATTTTTATGATATCCATATACAGCAATGCCTGCATTTATTGCGCCTGCACTCGTTCCGCACATTCCTTTTATATCAAATACGTTCTCTTCAAACATTTTTTCCAATACGCCCCATGTAAATGCTCCATGTGAACCACCTCCTTGGAGTGCAAGCGTTATTGCTTTCTTAGTCTTTG is a genomic window of Bacteroidia bacterium containing:
- a CDS encoding patatin-like phospholipase family protein, with the protein product MAKTKKAITLALQGGGSHGAFTWGVLEKMFEENVFDIKGMCGTSAGAINAGIAVYGYHKNGNQGAIDLLSKFWKRLSKESAFSPVQPTLLDKMVSAGNMEYSLGYNMFNFMSSYLSPAQWNPFDINPLKDILNDLIDFKELHESKIKLFACATNVKTGQAKIFDLENISVDALLASTCLPTIYKAVEIDNEYYWDGGYLGNPPLFPLIKGTDTSDILLLQINPNRVNKVPKRADEIQHRINELSFNASLIAELRLIHFKNRILSEGFNMNGMLRKIRYHSICADNALEEFDVSSKSNTSWDFINLLRNRGREYMTEWLAKNYEMVGNEASADFSKEIENEYGG